Proteins from one Nitrobacteraceae bacterium AZCC 2146 genomic window:
- a CDS encoding branched-chain amino acid transport system permease protein (product_source=KO:K01998; cog=COG4177; ko=KO:K01998; pfam=PF02653,PF11862; transmembrane_helix_parts=Inside_1_16,TMhelix_17_39,Outside_40_58,TMhelix_59_81,Inside_82_97,TMhelix_98_120,Outside_121_129,TMhelix_130_152,Inside_153_153,TMhelix_154_171,Outside_172_175,TMhelix_176_198,Inside_199_206,TMhelix_207_224,Outside_225_269,TMhelix_270_289,Inside_290_323,TMhelix_324_346,Outside_347_360,TMhelix_361_383,Inside_384_395,TMhelix_396_415,Outside_416_440) — MAALSPSAKAARGLDAAFIFKKALISAVVALVLFSLMIGVRTEAGPSGQLIYWTRFGDLAAMVAVVFGGSIVVELLRYWWGPVDTIRIVPPSTQNALAIARRAIAPVLLIFTFLVPVIFYDQRYILDLGILVLTYVMLGWGLNVVVGLAGLLDLGYVAFYAVGAYSYALLATNFGLSFWICLPLAGILAAFFGVLLGFPVLRLRGDYLAIVTLAFGEIVRLVIINWQSLTGGPNGIGSIPRPTMFGIPLTPGDDGLAAKLGIAFSPTHRIVFLFYLILALALLTNWVTIRLRALPIGRAWEALREDEVACRALGINTTTTKLTAFATGAMFAGFAGSFFATRQGFISPESFTFQESALVLAIVVLGGMGSQLGVALAALTMIGGFELFRGFEQYRMLVFGIAMVLLMIWRPRGLIGHRAPTVFLKHSHAISSDLVKEGKG, encoded by the coding sequence GTGGCAGCACTCTCCCCATCTGCCAAAGCTGCTCGCGGCCTGGACGCCGCCTTCATTTTCAAGAAAGCGCTGATCTCTGCGGTGGTCGCGCTGGTGCTGTTCTCGCTGATGATCGGCGTCCGCACCGAGGCAGGGCCTTCAGGTCAATTGATTTACTGGACCCGGTTCGGCGATCTCGCCGCCATGGTCGCCGTGGTATTCGGCGGCAGCATCGTGGTCGAACTGCTGCGCTATTGGTGGGGACCGGTCGATACGATCCGGATCGTGCCGCCCTCGACGCAGAACGCGCTGGCGATCGCCCGCCGCGCCATCGCGCCGGTGCTGCTGATCTTCACCTTCCTGGTGCCGGTGATCTTCTACGACCAGCGCTACATCCTCGATCTCGGGATTCTGGTGCTGACCTATGTGATGCTCGGCTGGGGATTGAATGTCGTGGTCGGCCTCGCCGGCCTGCTCGACCTCGGCTATGTCGCCTTCTACGCCGTCGGCGCCTATTCCTACGCGCTGCTGGCCACCAATTTCGGCCTGTCGTTCTGGATCTGCCTGCCGCTCGCCGGAATCCTCGCAGCATTCTTCGGCGTGCTGCTCGGCTTTCCCGTACTGCGATTGCGCGGCGATTATCTCGCTATCGTCACGCTGGCCTTCGGCGAGATTGTCCGACTCGTCATCATCAACTGGCAAAGCCTCACCGGCGGCCCCAACGGCATCGGCAGCATTCCGCGGCCGACCATGTTCGGCATTCCGCTGACGCCCGGCGATGACGGCCTCGCCGCCAAACTCGGCATCGCGTTCTCGCCGACCCATCGCATCGTGTTTCTGTTCTACCTGATCCTGGCCCTCGCATTGCTCACCAACTGGGTGACGATCCGGCTGCGCGCATTGCCGATCGGCCGCGCCTGGGAAGCCCTGCGTGAAGACGAGGTCGCCTGCCGCGCGCTGGGCATCAACACCACGACCACGAAGCTCACCGCCTTCGCCACCGGCGCGATGTTCGCCGGTTTCGCCGGCTCGTTCTTCGCGACACGGCAGGGATTCATCAGTCCGGAATCCTTCACCTTCCAGGAATCGGCGCTGGTGCTGGCGATCGTGGTGCTGGGCGGCATGGGCTCGCAACTCGGTGTCGCACTTGCCGCGCTGACCATGATCGGCGGCTTCGAGCTGTTCCGCGGCTTCGAGCAATATCGCATGCTGGTGTTCGGCATCGCCATGGTGCTGCTGATGATCTGGCGGCCCCGCGGCCTGATCGGCCACCGCGCGCCCACCGTATTCCTGAAACACAGTCACGCGATCTCGTCCGACCTTGTGAAGGAAGGCAAGGGATGA